One window of Perca fluviatilis chromosome 12, GENO_Pfluv_1.0, whole genome shotgun sequence genomic DNA carries:
- the LOC120569295 gene encoding gastrin-releasing peptide receptor-like, with amino-acid sequence MSLEDPLVMSPEDSSVLVLNASTGEQHQYNIWFPGIGIAAVYGIIIIVGLLGNVTLMRTCLTVKSMRTVPNLFLSSLALGDVLLLLTCAPVDASRYLVDEWLFGRVGCKLIPFIQLTSVGVSVFTLTALSADRYKAIVRPLDIHRSSAALSICFRVGAIWLLSVTLAIPEAVFSDLHTFTTSHTNETFVTCAPYPHARELHPKIHSTASFLIFYIIPLFIISVYYCFIARSLVRSSVDIPAEGHLHLQKQIKSRKRLAKTVLVFVGLFAACWLPSHVIYLYRSYHYDQVDTSLGHFIASVCARILAFTNSCVNPFALYLMSKSFRKHFNKQLLCCTSPRRLYSQNSRSTNITTV; translated from the exons ATGTCTCTGGAGGACCCACTCGTTATGAGCCCAGAGGACAGCAGTGTTCTGGTTCTCAATGCCTCCACAGGGGAGCAGCACCAATACAACATCTGGTTCCCGGGTATCGGGATCGCTGCTGTCTACGGGATCATCATCATCGTGGGTCTATTGGGAAATGTCACGTTAATGAGGACGTGTCTAACGGTGAAGTCCATGAGGACGGTGCCCAACTTGTTCCTGTCCAGTCTGGCTCTGGGGgacgtgctgctgctgctgacctgCGCCCCGGTGGACGCCAGCCGCTACCTGGTGGACGAGTGGCTCTTCGGCCGCGTTGGATGCAAACTGATCCCGTTCATCCAGCTCACCTCTGTGGGAGTCTCGGTGTTCACCCTCACTGCTCTCTCCGCTGACCG GTACAAAGCAATAGTCAGACCTCTGGACATCCACAGGTCCAGCGCTGCACTCAGTATCTGTTTTCGAGTGGGGGCCATCTGGCTGCTCTCTGTGACTCTGGCCATTCCTGAGGCCGTCTTCTCCGACCTGCACACCTTCACCACCAGCCACACCAATGAGACATTTGTGACCTGTGCGCCCTACCCCCACGCCAGGGAACTGCACCCAAAAATCCATTCCACCGCCTCCTTCCTCATCTTCTACATCATCCCGCTCTTCATCATATCAGTGTACTACTGCTTCATCGCTCGCAGTCTGGTCAGGAGCTCTGTGGACATCCCTGCTGAAGGGCACCTGCACCTCCAGAAACAG aTCAAGTCCAGAAAACGTCTGGCCAAAACTGTGCTGGTGTTTGTCGGCTTGTTTGCAGCCTGCTGGCTGCCCAGTCATGTCATCTACCTGTACCGCTCCTACCACTACGACCAGGTGGACACCTCGCTGGGCCACTTCATCGCCAGCGTATGCGCTCGCATTTTGGCCTTCACCAACTCCTGTGTAAACCCATTCGCCCTCTACCTGATGAGCAAAAGCTTTAGGAAACACTTCAACAAGCAACTCCTGTGCTGCACTTCTCCCAGACGCTTGTACAGTCAGAACAGTAGGAGCACAAACATAACCACTGTCTGA
- the xk gene encoding membrane transport protein XK produces the protein MRLPSSIFVSVSLFTAETTAALYLSSTYRSAGDQIWQGLTLLFTLVPSVLVQLTLTFIHRDLGRDRPLVLLLHILQFGPIVRCLEAFCIYGSVGRVEEPYVSITRKKQIPRGGQSEEVERQVGQAEGKLFTHRAAFARTSVIQAFLGSAPQLTLQLYICILQQGVSIGRGTLMVISLLSIVYGALRCNILAIKIKYDDYEVDVRPMAYLCIFLWRSFEIATRVVVLVLFSSVLQLWVLPVVLLNFLVFFLYPWILFWQSHSPFPENIEKTLTRVGTTIVLCLLTFLYAGINMFCWSAVQVKLNDPDLINKSQNWYRMAVYYMLRFVENASLLLLWFIYKTDFYKLTCAPLLVLQLLVAYAIAIFFMLVFYQFCHPCRRLFTSSMTQGLWNCSSLLCLMCNSDSPQNRPIGKSPSPPTRQETANDGAHDTASDTTDDMPNETMYDMLNDTTIYDTTNEIGNNICDGINGDINHSD, from the exons ATGCGACTCCCCAGTTCCATCTTTGTGTCGGTGTCTCTGTTCACGGCCGAGACCACGGCAGCGCTCTACCTCAGCTCCACATACCGCTCAGCTGGAGACCAAATCTGGCAAGGGCTCACGCTCCTCTTCACGCTCGTACCATCTGTGCTCGTGCAGCTGACCCTCACCTTCATCCACCGGGACCTCGGCAGAGACAGACCGCTCGTCCTGCTGCTGCACATCCTGCAGTTCGGACCCATCGTCAG GTGTCTGGAGGCGTTCTGTATCTATGGCAGCGTGGGCCGCGTGGAGGAGCCGTATGTCAGCATCACCAGGAAGAAGCAGATACCTCGCGGGGGTCAGTCTGAGGAGGTGGAACGGCAGGTGGGGCAGGCGGAGGGGAAACTGTTTACACACCGAGCAGCCTTCGCCCGCACCTCTGTCATTCAGGCCTTCCTGGGATCGGCCCCCCAGCTCACCTTGCAGCTCTACATCTGCATCCTGCAGCAGGGGGTCTCCATTGGAAGAG GCACACTGATGGTGATCTCCCTCCTGTCCATTGTGTACGGAGCGCTGCGCTGCAACATCCTGGCCATTAAGATCAAATATGATGACTATGAAGTGGACGTCCGCCCCATGGCTTATCTGTGCATTTTCCTGTGGAGGAGCTTTGAGATCGCCACTCGTGTGGTGGTTCTGGTTCTGTTCAGCTCTGTGCTGCAGCTCTGGGTCCTGCCCGTGGTTCTGCTTAACTTCCTGGTTTTCTTTCTCTACCCATGGATCCTGTTCTGGCAGAGCCACTCTCCGTTCCCTGAGAATATAGAAAAAACTCTGACCAGGGTGGGAACCACCATCGTGCTTTGCCTGCTCACCTTCCTCTACGCCGGCATCAACATGTTCTGTTGGTCAGCTGTGCAGGTGAAACTCAACGACCCGGACCTCATCAATAAGTCCCAGAACTGGTACCGCATGGCCGTGTACTACATGTTGCGTTTTGTGGAGAATgcctcgctgctgctgctgtggttcATCTATAAAACTGACTTCTACAAATTGACCTGTGCCCCGCTGCTGGTGCTGCAGTTGCTGGTCGCCTACGCCATCGCCATCTTCTTCATGTTGGTATTCTATCAGTTCTGTCATCCATGTCGGAGGCTCTTCACCTCCAGCATGACCCAGGGTCTCTGGAActgctcctctctgctctgtctcATGTGCAACTCTGATTCACCACAGAACAGGCCCATAGGAAAGTCACCCAGCCCCCCCACACGCCAAGAGACGGCTAATGATGGAGCCCACGACACAGCCAGCGACACCACAGACGACATGCCTAATGAAACTATGTATGACATGCTCAATGATACAACAATCTACGACACAACTAATGAAATAGGCAATAATATATGTGACGGAATCAATGGGGACATTAACCACAGTGATTAA